A stretch of DNA from Scomber scombrus chromosome 9, fScoSco1.1, whole genome shotgun sequence:
ggacacagagacaaaaaggCAAATCAAGTCAAAAATTACAATTATGTACAAAATATATTGATCTCATTTGACAGGACCCAGAAACTGACAGAGATAAATCCAACATATCCAGTTTCTTAAAAGTAGTTGTCTTGATGGCAAACAAATAGCCTAAGTAACTTGGCACCAGAGAGCTCTAATCCTCAATACTTAACCCAGAGATGCAGCTTACCTCGCAGAGTCCAGGTGAACTCTGGATCCACAGGTGCTGAGAAGATACAGGGTTGCACAAAATCCCTTTACATCCTTTGGTTACTGTCAAGACTTAACACCAGTCCAAAAAGTAACTACCAAATTATCACAACTGGTAATAATCAGCTTATCAATGTGTTCATTTACAGGTTGACATCTGGACAGAAATCTTGGTGCTTGGTTGGAGTTTGACCATGTTTTATACAGAAATGATGCAACTCTTTTCCATGGATAGATGATACACAGGCATAAGATTTCTGTGCAGTTTCAGTGTAGGAGGTTATTGGTCCAGTTTTGCAGGAGAAGGGCAAATCAACATAGTAGGTGCATGGGCAGAGAAAAGTGAACAGACAGGAAGCTACGGAGGCCTGGTGCTGCCAGGAAAAGAAGAGATAAAAAATGTAACgtgtgataaaaaataaaaaatacccaAAGAGTCCAAATTTAGAGACAAAACTATGAAATAAGTCAAACGTTTGAGTAAAACTATTGATAATGACGAGGTAACTTTTTACCAATATCTCACAACCTTGACTTAGTGAGAATATTTTGACTAAATAACTGATTATTTTGACAAACCAACATTTTCATGTAGTACCTAAAATGTGgtgcaacttttaaaaaaatattatctcataattttgacttattatttcataattttgaCCTAATGAGTccgttgttttcttttcctggcAGACGTGGTCAGGCAAAAACAGTTTACATTGCAAATGAGTCTGACACATTCAAATTTCAGATGATTCAATCCTCTCTATCCACGGCAGACCAGAGGAAGGTCTGTCCTCTTTTTGTTCCCCGTCTCTTTCACTCCTCAGCTCTGGCACTTCTCTTTCTAATGTCCCAttcctgctccctcctcctcctcctgctccttctcctgCTACTCGCTCTTTGCTTGCCCTCAGCTGGTGCAGTTCCCTCTCCAGCGCTTCATTGCGGTGGTACATCTCTAAGTAGCTGGCCTGCAGCTCCTTCTGGTAGTGGATGACTTTGTCCTTTTCTGTCTGCCATGTCTGCCTCTCTTCCTCGAAAGCCATGGCCTGGGCCTCGCTCTGGCGTCGCTCCAACAGTAGCTCTGCACGCAGACGCTCCTCTGTAGGTCCCCCGCACCCTCCTGCAACCAAAAGGTTCACATAGCTTCAACTACAGTCCAGCACAGCCATGGGGGGAATATAATCAAATACATTGGCTGCATTTGAATGCACAGAGAGCTCTGCTCCTGGCCTGGTTACTCAAATAACCTTGTGTTGGGTCCAAGTTGTTGTTCATTACTCAAAATAACCCAAACAAGCTTTGCTGTGATGATAAGAAACCCAGTTAATTTAAGATGCCTAACTTGATATTTAACAGACATCTGTGGCATATAAATtttccattcattcatcatcTTGGCTTGCTCGGGTAGGTCTTGAATACTTCCAACTTACTAGAATACTTCTAGCTGGTTTTATTTAATAAGAGAAGTCCTTTAAGAGTTGCAAATGGCTAAATGCTGTGTCTGTGCATATGGTGCCTCAGGATGACCAGCATGAGGTTAACCACGAAATCATGTAATTCAAACATTGCCGGTGACACGTGAACACATGACTGAGAGACTGAAACAGATCAATCTACCTGTCGCCCCAGCTGGAGCACTCTCTTCAGCTCCTTTTCCATCTTCATGGGCAGTCTGAGAGGGGCATCTGCGACGCTGCGTCCCCTGCAGGACAAGCTTTAGTGCGTCTATCTGTACCTCCCGGTTGCGCAGGTCTGTGCGGGTCTCCCTGAGCTGCGTCTTTAGCTGGAAGATCTCACTCAACTTCTGGGTCACCTCCGCCTGGGAGTCCCTGAGCTGCTGCTTCAGCAAAGAGATCTCCCCTGACTTCTGGCAAACCTGAGAGAAGGAATAATGGGATCAGAAAGGACAGGAGCaggaaaaacatacatttttaaagactaAGAaatttatgatcattttaacaggacaaataatgatgatattCACTGATCTCCACTGTTCCCAGTAATTACAGAAGTAAGTACTGTCATAAATAGCCTCCAAAGACCTTACCTCCCACTGCGTCTCCTCCAGGGTTGGACTGGTTCGCTTCACCGTGGCTCCAGCCTCCtggcttttttcccttttcagagTGTCGAGCTCCTCTTGCAGTCGAGTCTTATCCTGCTGGGCTTTGTACAGCTGCAACTGCAGGGTGCGCTGGGAACGCTGGGCATGCTGGGAAACCTGACGGAGCTTGGCGGCATAGAGGCgcttcagctcctccacctccttctcccACAGACGCTGTTTGCCCTCAAACACCTGCATGCGGAGAGCAGACGGGGGTAAATCTTTGAACAGATTGATGTATAGAGTGAtagtgaaaaacagacaaatacaatCAGATTCACCTGAGCGATTGCGCCCTCGCTCTCATCCAGGTTTCTCCTCATCTGTTTCAGCTCATGTTCTTTCTCCACCAGGCGCTCCTCCAGATCGCGCACCTGCAAAGGACAACAGCAAGAATGAGTTATCAATCTGTAAATCATATTCCTGCTCATtctcccatccatccatctgctTCTTACTTACCACTTCCTCAACAGACAAGGAGAGTGTCCATTCATAAGGAGGTGGAGCATCCCCACTATATGGAGCCAGACGACTAAGGGTCGCCATGCTCCGACACGCCATCTCCCCTATGGCCACACCCCCCGACCCAACAGCCTTCTGGCCCAGAGAGGTGCGGTCCAGGGAGCCGATGGTGTTGATGTGGCCCATAGACGCGctagaggaaagaaagaaaccacAGAGACCATAAAAATCTCTTCTGTTATCACTTCCCACACAGTCATTAAGATAAAAAACTCAATTATAGCACTCAATTTGATTGTAAAGTACTAACAGAACCAAGACAATGATGCTGCAGCAGACCTGATGTGAGCCAGGTGTGGGCGGAAGGGGGGCCGGTATGGCGGCAGACTGCTCATGGAGTTATGGCCCGAGTCTGACAAGTTATCATCCTCCTGGCTCAACCCACGTACTGCCTACACAGTTAGAATTATACAGTTATTCATCAATAACATGAATAGGTTGACAAATGATTAATCTTATTCATTAATTGTGgctaaattaaatgacaaataaaacttGTATTGATTTTGTATTTAAACCCTATGATGTGCACCTAGATCCTTCTTTGGCCTGAGCCTTTTAAACATTCAGTTTAAAAGATATTCTGATACCAAAAGCACAAATATCTGTGCTTGGTCTTGACTTAATGGGGATTGGGTCCAAGCTAAACGTTATGTGTTAGGATACCTTGTTAGCACTGGATGTTGGTCCTCCATGACGCGAGggtgaggaagatgaagaggaggtggaTACAGCTTTAGGGACATGGGCGTAAGCTCTGTGCAGCCCATTGGAAAGGCCGTGATCCACATCCTCCGACTTGGAAGACGGATACAAGTTCTGCATGGAGCTGAAGTTTTTGGGGGTGACCGGCTTAAAGGCAGAAGACCTGAAACGAACctggagaaagaaaacaaagttcagGTATTTAGATGATGCAGTGGAGGAATCTAAAGGGGAGAGAAAGACTGAGCTATGTAACATAAATCACACGGTTTCTATTAAAtcaatactgttttttttaaaaagaggataGAAGAGGACTTTGTTGTGTTGGTGTCATCAGAATAAGAAACCAGGTTTAATTTAGCTTGTCCctatttattattacagtagTAAACAACACTTACCTTTTCATACTTGCCCCCACTTGGTAGTGAGTTCTTTGTCAAATCAACTTCGGTGCCGTCTTTATGGTAGACCTTGGCGTACACGTCCTCCTCTTGTCCACTGATAGAGGCGAAGCCGGAGATAATGTCCTTCTTACTGTCACTGCTGTGGCTTGCTTTAGGCTCTTTTCTGTTTGGGAACACGGTAGGTCAGCTGAGGTCATGTCCATGTGAATGTTCTACGACAGCGTCTGCTTCTAACGCAGCAGCACCCACCTGGTGATGTTGAGGTAGTTGAGTAGCTCTCTCTGGGTGAAGCCTTTCTTAAGGAGGCCGTTGGACTGTTTGGGCCTCACCTGGGGAACAGCACGGTTCAATTTAGTGGGAGATACGTCTGGTCTCTCTACCAGACTGCCGACGCTTCCCATGCCGCAACGGGAGGAGAGGGGCGGATTTGGGAAAGGGTGACGGAAGTTTTTGTTGGGGCCACGGGTCAGAGGAAGAGTCTGGACTGAGGTTGCCATTGGTTACGGGGCTCGGTGGGGAGATAAGGTGCTCtgtaaaaaggagaaaaagaaagtgagcaTACAGGGAAGGTGCGGCGAGTAGTTAATGTAATCATCATTTATCAAATGTTATGTTTGTTCCCTTTTATGCACCAATCTGTTTTTAACATTGTCTATGCCAGGCACTAGTGTGTTCACTGTGGGGTCTCACACAATCAGCTTTTCACTCCCTTCCTGATATAAACCCCTTTTGCCCCTTTTACAACCCTGAGTGGATGTTGGCCTctggagagagagcgagagctgAAAGACGTTTCATcagctgtgtttctctgttcaGACAGCTGTCTCAAGAGTACAGCTGGAACAACTGAGCTCAACACACCATCACAGCATAGCACCTCActacaaaacatacacacaaattgCCCTTTGTGCCAATCTATTAAAGAGGaaagataaatgtaaaataacaaatactaGACCGATTTGaagtttttgaaaatattttataatgcaGTTGTTAAAGAATCAGTAGCACGTGTTCGCTTGTCCCAACAGCAAATCAAAAGACTGCGGGATCATGTGAAACATGGACTCTGTGGTACTCTGTAAGGGGAAAGGTTTATTCTGAGGCAGGGCCACATATGTCACATCACAAGCCTGTTGCATAACTCGGATTCAACTAACAGCAGGGAtcaaaggagagaaaaaaggacagaagtgCTTTAGTAAACAATACACATTATGGACAATTTAATCAAGTCCTATGGCCTACGGCTTATTTTGTTTGCCAATTTTCTGCGTCTCATGAAAATCATGAACATCCAATGTACCAATCATGCACTGTTCCTTCATGTGTCTAGCATGGCCTGAATCTATACTGAACAGATGTGATGGCTGTCTGGGTCATATTGGGTTTTCTTTTCAGTCACAGCAGGAAAATTAAAGCAGCGATACAGCGATGAACAttttgtttaggtttttttttttttattactaaaCCAGCTGCCAAGTTATCCAAACACCTACCTAAGAGGCATGATTGTTTTGCCAACTCAAGTTGGAACCTCTTCAGGCTCGAGTTTGAGTATTTTCCCTCCACACTCTCCCCACCACCATCGGTTTTCAAATCACCCACAtgttccctcctttccttcttttcagACAACCTCATTAAGGATCACTATTGATTTCACCCTTTtgaccctctctctctttccgtGCATAAACACCCCCAGCAGCCATAAAACATTCTTGAcaccataaaacacacaaatacgtTGCAGTCTTTCCGACTATAAACACGACCGGAGGGAAgcaatttctttttctctgcttaGCTTCTGTGGCAGCTATGGCACAGGTAGAGTTTAAAGGGCCAAACCagacctttttctttttctttcactcgtTAACTTCTAATCTTGAATACTTAACATTGCTGCTAACCATTTTTCAAAGCACACCACAAATCTTAATATTATTTCATTACTTGCAGGCAATTattggtttccattcatttattttatcaggAAAATAAACCCAAGAGGCTTAAAAGTGGCTTCACATAGATAATCCATCACAGAGAACATTTCCTGATACAatagatgttgttgttgttgtgtaatGCATTTGTGAGACGGGACTGTTGTGGAAACTCTTCCCTTCCCTTGTGCGTTCAAGGACATCTGACATCTGATAGCTGATATTACAGATATGGCTGCCAGTAACCACTCTACTGGAAAAGGCCTTTTCTCAGAATATCTGAGTCCTGGAACATGACCCATGAACTAACATAAGAaggataatataatattatatgtattgCAACACAGAAACTGGAGTATCTTTATAAATGTTACTTCTCATAGTCCCTGCTTGCATTTGCATCAATATgcatcaaatcaaatgtatcaGTACAAAGAATGGATTACCTATCTCATGCAAGTGTAAAGACTCGAGTTGATTTTGATCGCCTAAAAAGTAGGAAATCAAACattggaaactttttttttctcctatgaAGTCTACAGAAGAATGTGCACAATTTGTAGGATGAAACATGCAAAACCCCCAGTTTGGAGGATGCTCACGAGTGCTTTGGCAGACAGCTGCATATCTGCATGAGGGATCAAACCTGCGCTCATAATGACTGGGCCATCCTGCTCCCTGGCTGTCAATTCCCATCACAGTCAGTACACACTCATGACACGCATGCTACCTTAAAGCAATTTCACACTCTCTGCTGTCACACACAACTATCCCGTGTATGAGCACTGACACCCATAGTCACACTCTGGCATATCCTCTTGCTTCTCATACAATGCACATTTATCAAGAGCTTTGCACCGCTGGCCCCGACAGTTATAACAATTATGCAAATGGTTAAAATAGGCAGTGAGAGCTTTGCAGTGGCAGCTTCAGCCCACTCCATTCAGGGCTCTCAGCCAGGCCGAGATCAAAGCAGCCCAAGCTGCTCATGTTTATATTCATGAGGTACTGTTTCCCCAAATGTAAAACTTTCCACTAAAGCATCCGGCTCCTAATAAGCCAATATAATAGAGGCTGAACTCAGGCGGAGATCCCTGTGAGGGGAAGAAACCTGATAATCAATTATTATGAATATAATCAACTATAATGTGACATTGTGAGCAAGTGTACTTCTTGGTGCTATCCAACTGAGAAGTCTGACTGTATCCTAGGTCAGAGTGCAACTTAGTCATGATGGATATAAGTCGGTGCAGGTCATGGggaatgtgtgtacatgtctgaCACCATATGAATAAATCATGAGCATGCCAAACCTTGAGGCCACTGGCCAAGGTCTGACACAGTATTTTTAGGTACAGTATATTACCCCGTTTAGGTCTTGTATCTGCCAAAGACATGAGAGTCCAATCGATGCTTGACGGGAAGCTGAGGTTGGGGTGAGGGCGGGTGAGGCAAGGCGATTGCTTTTGGGTAGAGAAGAGGGTAAAAATCCTTTTAGTCTGCAACTACAAATCTTTAAGGACTGAAGAAATCTTGCATCCAGTTGTTTTCCATAATTGCCTTCTAGTTTATGGGCCTGAGTAAACCAGGAGACACAGCAAGATTTACAACCTGGGGGCCCAACTAGCCAAGGGGCCCTGAAACGCAACACACCTCCTtaaatcactcacacacacacacacacacacacacacacacacacacacacacacacacacacacacacacacacacacacacacacacacacacggatcaAAGCAGTGCTTCCTGCCAGCTTTGAACAGTTATGGTCTAATTGAaaagtgctctgctcttgattAATGCTTCTTTCAAAGCAGTGATGAGCTTTTCCAAAAGTCGTTAACTTTGatcaaacatgaacatttttagcATGAGTTTATCAAAGTGCTGTGTATATATAAGTGAGCCTCTTTATCCTTCTGATACACCTTTACCTGCATCTGCTGGGCTATATAAACATAATGGACATACATTGGTGGACTGAAAGATGTAACAATGTTTAGTTAAGATGCCTCTGACACCTTGCTCAACAAACTGTTTTTGTAATCAGTCATTTCATTAGGTATctgaatatatgtatatgcattGACTAttgtctgtctcctctgtgtctTGCCTCTTGTGATCTAGAGCAGTATATTCTAAAGAGGAACGATGTGAGCATGTTGCTGAGAGGCGTGAGGCTCCCCTGAAAGCTTGCAGTGAGGCTTTACAATGAaggttttggcttttttttgcGTTTTCTCAGGACGATGCCCTAACACATCTAGAAAACCACACAACTGCTACTTAACAACaatcacaaagaaaacaaaacatgctgcAAGTTGAGGGTTTCAAGGACACGCTCTCCTTAAAATATTGTAATCAGGTCTCCTGTGGGTGAAAACAAAGCTTTCAATGAAACACTTGAGCGTGAATAGAGGGGACATTTCAAACCTTCAGAGACACAAGGGTCACCACTGGgacaaagacagaggagagacgGACGGGGAAGCCAAATTCCAAACATGCTTCACGGAACACAAGCTCGGGCTCGTCAGCTTCTGATGCACAAAATGCTCACTCCCACGGGCGCTCGCTCACACTTTGTGTGTGCAGGTCATTCATCGCATCCCCGAAAAAAGCATATGCACACAGCTCGCAGCTCCAGATCCTCTGCCCTCTTCCCTCGGAGCTCTCTCTCCCAGCTCCGTGATCAAAGTTTGTTTACGTTTGTGGGGTAACTTTGCAGGTTACATCTAAAACTCCCACACAGCGCACACTCTGTTATGTtatataagctctatcaaagcTGTGCTCGCTAGTGTTCACAGCTGCTAGTTGTGCAAAACACTATCGAGCGATCACTAAATACATCACTCGCCTTACTTCATCTAGTCCACAGAGAAATAAATGCAGTCatatttttaacagtgaaagCCTAACAACCCATTTTATGACTCTAACAACAAACGTAGCATGCTAAGACACAAGTTCCTGCCACAAAACGGGCTaataaagcaggaaaagacaagaACAAGACAGTGCACTCTGTTGGGCTATATTAGCTGTGTTTAAGCTAAATGCTTACAAAAATAATATGCTAAAATGCTGATAATTAGGAAATTATATTGTGGTTTATCATATTTACGGCCTTTATCTGATAGGTCACTCAAAATGctctgagataacttctgttgtgatttggccttatataaataaaactgacttgactgtATATATGGAGCAGTGTTTAACGCCAGCGAGTTACCGCTCAGCTCATACACTTTGCCCAACATAGTGATGActtcacagatttttaaaatagcTTTCCTCGGCTTGAacgttttacaaatataaaacctccatggatcaaaaatgttgtcagcagttttacagaGGCCTCTTTTACAGTAGTGGTcaatggggaaaatgctttttgagCCACAGGGGgatttttcactgcaatactACGCGTGACCACTGGGGAAAATTAACTGCAAGACTGAGCAGCAGCACcatatccagctcttataatacattcaTGGTCTGTTAACTTGTTGCCAAAGATTAAAACCACTCAAGAATGAGCAGGTAAACATTTTGCAAGTAGGAAAGCAATGATAGTAGTTGTGCGCCCAGGATTAACAGTTACTCACTCCTTTGGATACTACATGCCCTCAATGATGGTTTTCTCCTCACAGGCTACAAGATTGCTTGTGCGAGCAGAGATAttctgtgtgtgaatgctgtGAAAGCATTTGCAAAAATgactacaaacaaacaaggtgCCCTGTGAGGAAGGTAGCACcattaaagctttaaataaaTGCTGGTTCTCCCTCTTAGGCCAATCCGTAgaacttttcattaaaaaacaaagagggaCGACAtgaattataattttatttaataatggATGGGGACCCGCTTCTAAAACCGAGAGCACAAAATGAAATCCATGTAAAGCCAAGTGTGACTTTGTCTTATATGAGTGTTTCGACTGTCTAAATTtgtcagcagcaacagcagggTGAGCTGTGCCAGAGGCCGAGAAAGGAAGGAATCAACCCACATGTGAAGCGAAGCAGTGCTCTGCTCTACGACTATTACATGCTAGTGtgtaatgagtgtgtgtgagagtgtctcTGGCTGTGGGGCACGACAGCAGAAGAGTGCTCGACAGCAGCCTCTAATTGTTAGCAGGTTATTCATTATGGATGAGAGAcaatcacacagacagacttcGTTCCTCTCCAGGAGACCCCGAGGCCATTCGGAGGAGCCAAGACGCTGAAAAGCAGGGTCATGAAATGTTCCTTCTCCTCAGTTTGCGTGTCATGTGTTATCCTACATCTGTGACAGCTACTGTTTAGCAGACATGGAAATTTGGTCAGAGCCACCTGAGGCTAAACTCTTTCGAAGTGATTCTTGTCTTCTGTTTTCTGAATGAGAGAGCAGACAGAACTGTGCATAAAAGGTCTATTTTCATTTCACGACACTGAAGATGAGAAGCGCCCATAATTCACTGGTGGTCAGAGGCGGCGGCACTAAAGCTAAAGGGCCAGTGTTCAGTCTCACACTGTCTCCATTGATGACGACCGCTTAAGTCTTTACAGAGGTCGACAGGTCATATTTGGTAATAGCTGTAGATACAAGCTGCTATTGAGAACACACAGTCAAgatctgacattttattacatGGTCTGACAAGGAGGAACAGCTGAATTTTGGGGAACACTGGGCCAGCTTGTATATACCATACTATACAAGTCTATATACTCTAGACTCATTACTATGGATAAAATATAGCCTAATTATTTTGCTTCTACTGTGTGATGCCTTTTTGAAGCAAAGCATCTTTTCCAACTTTTTCAACCAATAGTCATATATATGAAGAGTCTTCCATACGTGTATATCTTAAAATGTTACTCTGTGTTAACAGCAGAAAAGTAAGATTTTGACAGTGTAATTTCAGACAAATAGAAGTATTATTTATTCCCTTATGGATTGAGGAAATTCTTCTACTTCTTtcttaaactaaataaaacttccaattttttttaagatgagCTAAAACATTACCTTTTTGCAAAGACTGGACTGTATGGGGTTTTTCTTAGCTCATAAAAAGTTGACAAGTGACCAATTCCCaacatttatttcttgttatgacagataaaacataaaataacacagttTGAATTGAGCCTGTTAAAAGATATATCCTTCCTCGCATGCCATGCCTGTCAtcttcatccatccattatctTTTGACATTTAGTCGTTTAATGGATTTGAGCGGGCTCcttcttcaaatgtctttcC
This window harbors:
- the n4bp3 gene encoding NEDD4-binding protein 3-A; the encoded protein is MATSVQTLPLTRGPNKNFRHPFPNPPLSSRCGMGSVGSLVERPDVSPTKLNRAVPQVRPKQSNGLLKKGFTQRELLNYLNITRKEPKASHSSDSKKDIISGFASISGQEEDVYAKVYHKDGTEVDLTKNSLPSGGKYEKVRFRSSAFKPVTPKNFSSMQNLYPSSKSEDVDHGLSNGLHRAYAHVPKAVSTSSSSSSPSRHGGPTSSANKAVRGLSQEDDNLSDSGHNSMSSLPPYRPPFRPHLAHISASMGHINTIGSLDRTSLGQKAVGSGGVAIGEMACRSMATLSRLAPYSGDAPPPYEWTLSLSVEEVVRDLEERLVEKEHELKQMRRNLDESEGAIAQVFEGKQRLWEKEVEELKRLYAAKLRQVSQHAQRSQRTLQLQLYKAQQDKTRLQEELDTLKREKSQEAGATVKRTSPTLEETQWEVCQKSGEISLLKQQLRDSQAEVTQKLSEIFQLKTQLRETRTDLRNREVQIDALKLVLQGTQRRRCPSQTAHEDGKGAEESAPAGATGGCGGPTEERLRAELLLERRQSEAQAMAFEEERQTWQTEKDKVIHYQKELQASYLEMYHRNEALERELHQLRASKERVAGEGAGGGGGSRNGTLEREVPELRSERDGEQKEDRPSSGLPWIERIESSEI